The nucleotide sequence TCAATTCATAAATGAATGCACTATACGATCGGTAAAGTAGAGTGCTGTAAACCGACTCATCGTGAAGCCAACCGCGCAACATATGAACAACGACGTTCTCATGATTGCGATTTGCAATCGAAGCTGACCAGTACAGCAATCCTGCCGCGATGATAACCGCAGTATTTTAAAGTGTGAAACTGTTGTCCCGATATTATAAGAATAATGCATATACGTTGCATAGCTTATCGCAGCTGGTTATGCCCCGCTAACAGCGCGCGCATCGCcgagaaagcgagagaaaaaatgagACCAGTTCACTCGTGAGTTCGGCCCCACCATACAGTTGGACGGCCGAATCGAGCTCGTTGTATAGATCTCTTAGGCTAAGAATATGGGCGAATCTGTGCTTGTGAATACGCGCTCTGGGCGGCTGCGCGGTTCGATCGCTACGAGTATTGAAGGTTTCGACTACTGCACTTTCAAGGGTATACCTTACGCCAAACCACCAGTTGGCGAACTCAGATTCAAGGTGAGTGAATTTTTGGCCTATTGGAATTTCGAGAGATTCTTCAAGTCGACTCTCGCTATGACCGACGTGGACGTTTGGTGAAACAAGTATACACTGAAGTAgagaaggaaagagagagagagagagagagagagagagagagagagagagagagagaagaggagagagagagatagaggtagagagaaaggaagaaagTGGGAGTAGAGAGTTCGTTTGACTTATAGGAAAGGAGACGTCTTCGGACGGTCACAGTAAGAGTAATGTTTTGTACCTAAatgatttgaaatttgaaacgTTTTTTTCGGTagcttatttatttacaattatacattttattttgtttgcaacaaatcaacaaataattattagtCACTAATCGAATTATCTATagataatcttttttttaatataatttcaaaaaagctttataaagcttctttgaagttgttaaaaaaaatgttttaatgaTCGTTCAATAGTTTTTGTTATATTCAATGTGttatcaaaataattacaataaggaaatattaaaatcacgaTGACTTATGCTTTTATGATCAATAAAACGCTCATCATTCCaacgcgatttttttcagtctCGTTTCTTTATACGAACGAGTATAGTGACTTGAAATATTTTCCATTAATGCCAAAGACATAGGCAAATAGAGGAAAACATTAatagattattttaaatgCTTATTAAGTGcacataattaaaattatcaatttaAATGTTACCCAAGGTTTCTGGAGTATCTTCCTTCTACGTAATTAAATTGGAGGATTTCAGTTAAAAGTCGATTGACCGCATGATAACCTTATCAACGTTAATTAGAAGCAATATAAGTAGCGCGCACAGATCGGTTTTAagtaaaataaatgataagagaataaaaaataataaagcatgCGCTCAAAGTGAAGACGTGGAGCGAAATTTTTTCAACGTTAATCGATCGTAATGAGACTTTAATTGCTCGTCCCGAAAACCGAAGTATGTTTAAACGTGGCAATTatcaaaaatgaataattgcAGGACCCAGTTCCAGCCGAGCCATGGTCAGGCGTGAGGGATGCAACGGAATACGGGACCATTTGCGGCCAATACGACTACGTGTCCCGAGCGCTGCAGGGCAGCGACGACTGCCTCTACCTCAACGTTTACGTTCGATCCATCAGGCCCGAAACTCGACTACCTGTTATGGTCTGGATCCACGGCGGAGCTTTCATGTTCGGCTCGGCAGATGATTTTCTCTATGGACCCGATTACCTTCTTAAGAAAGATATCGTCCTTGTCACCTGTAATTACAGGGTCGGCGTTTTGGGTGAGTAAACACGTGCGGATAATAATGCGCAAATGAGTTGTgcttaataaaaaagtttcctTATAGCGAATCTGCAGTGAGAGTTCGGTATGCGATCGGTGGgctaatattaaatatttattatttggttgtacgaatattaaaattgaattattaagCTTTTTacgcaaaatatttttacgaaataaaagttattataaTACTAACGTTGCATTAAACTTCgtcgaaattgaaattattatttgttttgcaGGATTTCTCAATTTTGAAGACGAAGTAGCACCAGGAAATCAGGGACTCAAAGACCAAATAATGGTTTTGAAATGGGTACAAGAAAATATCGCGAACTTTGGCGGCGATGCGAATAACGTTACATTATTTGGAGAAAGCGCAGGTGCTTCGTCTGTGCACTATATAGCACTTTCTGATTTGTCGAGAGGTAaacttttatgtattttatataatcaaatttacgaagtttattatttcaaaatatttgacatgaaaaatttatcgaaaattaCCAGGTCTCTTTCATAAAACTATCCTACAAAGCGGTGTTTCCTGCAATACATGGGCTTGCACTTCAAACAAAAGTACTGCATATAAAATAGCTGAAGTTTTGGGAGGTAACTCAAAAGATCCGAAGGAATTAGTAAGCTTCTTGCGGTCGATCAAATGCCATAAATTGGTCGAAGCTCAGGAACTGATTCGACTACCAGAAGTAAAAACATTGACTTCAAAAAATCACGATATGATTATACAACTGGAATTAAAAttactaattttattttaggaAAAACTTAGATGTGTTTTTCCATTTGGTCCAGGAAAAGATGATAAATCTAAGACGCCACTTATGCCCGTACATCCATCAGAGGCAACAAAAAAAGTTGTTCATGTGCCTATGATCATAGGATGTAACAGTAGAGAAGGATTCTTTAGTTTGCCAGGTATTTGAGAGAAAAAACTGAGTTTTAAATACTAATGAGGAACCAAttcttaataataattcattacTACACAGGCATAAAACAACAACATTTTAACCAATTAGACagtaattttgaaaactatttGACTGATGTGACTAAAGAGATgataagaaaaaacaacattacGCCAGAAGGCTTAAAACGTCTGTACTATGGCAGCGAAAAAATAtgcgaagaaaataaagaaaaatttgttgATATGTATACGGATTTACAATTCGTTGAAGGCATACATAGAGTGGTAAAAGCTCAAGTTAAAAGAAGCTCTGCTCCTACCTATTTTTATCGTTTCACATATGACAAAGATTTTTCTCTTACCAAGTCGTACACAAATACTACACTACCAGGTTAACATTTTCTTTgacaaatgattttttgtgAAAACTAGATTTTTAgcaatcattaaaaataaaaatgaaatgtcATTTTAGGTGCTTCCCATTTTGACGAAGTGCAGTACTTATTTAATATgcaattttatgaaattttggaCGTAAAACGACCGGAACCCGGATCAACTGGCCATAGAATAATGGAACAAATGGTAGAAATGTGGGTCAACTTTGCAAAATGCGGGTACgttaatatacattttttttccaataaaaaatgttactttTATGTTTAAATTAATAACACAACTCTTATTTTGGAATCGTAATGCAGAAGTCCAACACCAGTGctgaataatttaataactACTTACTGGCTACCGGTAACAAACGAGAAAATCTTTCGTACTTTAAATATCGGTGACGATTTACGGATGGAAAGCACAGTT is from Nasonia vitripennis strain AsymCx chromosome 1, Nvit_psr_1.1, whole genome shotgun sequence and encodes:
- the CCE-A9 gene encoding carboxylesterase clade A, member 9; protein product: MGESVLVNTRSGRLRGSIATSIEGFDYCTFKGIPYAKPPVGELRFKDPVPAEPWSGVRDATEYGTICGQYDYVSRALQGSDDCLYLNVYVRSIRPETRLPVMVWIHGGAFMFGSADDFLYGPDYLLKKDIVLVTCNYRVGVLGFLNFEDEVAPGNQGLKDQIMVLKWVQENIANFGGDANNVTLFGESAGASSVHYIALSDLSRGLFHKTILQSGVSCNTWACTSNKSTAYKIAEVLGGNSKDPKELVSFLRSIKCHKLVEAQELIRLPEEKLRCVFPFGPGKDDKSKTPLMPVHPSEATKKVVHVPMIIGCNSREGFFSLPGIKQQHFNQLDSNFENYLTDVTKEMIRKNNITPEGLKRLYYGSEKICEENKEKFVDMYTDLQFVEGIHRVVKAQVKRSSAPTYFYRFTYDKDFSLTKSYTNTTLPGASHFDEVQYLFNMQFYEILDVKRPEPGSTGHRIMEQMVEMWVNFAKCGSPTPVLNNLITTYWLPVTNEKIFRTLNIGDDLRMESTVNLKERFRYGIHMKNKL